One genomic region from Atribacterota bacterium encodes:
- a CDS encoding nucleotidyl transferase AbiEii/AbiGii toxin family protein, whose amino-acid sequence MRVNIQIHKNILLRILKDIYTDNSLGPLLGFKGGTAAYFFYELDRFSVDLDFDLLKKDKEQEVFDKIELLASEYGEIKDKINKSHTLLIILSYSKEAQNIKIEINKRSFNSHYEIRNYLGISMLVMSKEDMFAHKLVAMLERGKIANRDVFDIHFFLKSNWGINKEIIEDRTKMSFPDYLKKCINFVENISNRSILFGIGELIDEKQKIWIKSKLKQDTIFLLKLMMENEKNES is encoded by the coding sequence ATGAGAGTAAATATTCAGATTCATAAAAATATCTTACTTAGAATATTAAAAGATATTTATACTGACAATTCTCTCGGTCCTCTTTTAGGCTTTAAAGGGGGGACTGCTGCTTATTTTTTCTATGAATTGGATCGTTTTTCTGTTGACCTTGATTTTGATTTGCTAAAGAAGGATAAAGAACAGGAAGTTTTTGACAAGATAGAACTATTAGCCAGTGAATATGGAGAGATTAAAGATAAAATAAATAAAAGCCATACTTTATTAATAATTCTTTCTTATTCTAAGGAAGCACAGAATATTAAGATTGAGATTAATAAAAGAAGTTTTAATTCACATTATGAAATCAGGAATTATTTAGGTATCTCTATGTTGGTTATGAGTAAAGAAGATATGTTTGCACATAAATTGGTTGCAATGCTCGAAAGAGGTAAAATTGCTAATCGTGATGTTTTTGATATCCATTTTTTCCTGAAGTCCAATTGGGGGATAAACAAAGAAATTATAGAAGATAGAACAAAGATGAGTTTTCCTGATTATTTAAAAAAGTGTATTAATTTTGTAGAAAATATTTCTAACCGCAGTATCCTTTTTGGCATAGGAGAATTAATAGATGAAAAGCAAAAGATTTGGATTAAATCTAAATTAAAGCAGGATACAATTTTTTTGCTCAAGCTGATGATGGAAAATGAGAAAAATGAGAGTTAG